A genomic stretch from Arachis stenosperma cultivar V10309 chromosome 3, arast.V10309.gnm1.PFL2, whole genome shotgun sequence includes:
- the LOC130965856 gene encoding uncharacterized protein LOC130965856, with amino-acid sequence MVLPIFFSTLLIGGLLASKLIWQWFTQKILSLHNKHPKLPPGPPRLPIVGNLLQLGQLPHRDLASLCDKYGPLVYLKLGNIDAITTNDPDIIREILVRQDDVFASRPHTLAAVHLAYGCGDVALAPLGPHWKRMRRICMEHLLTTKRLESFSKHRQDEANHLVKDVWAKAQTGKPINLREVLGAFSMNNVTRMLLGKQYFGSKSAGPQEAMDFMHITHELFWLLGVIYLGDYLPIWRWVDPYQCERKMKEVEKKVDDFHTKIIEEHRKARIEKKKKKNNMGMEDDEEMDFVDILLSLPGEDGKACLDDTEIKALIQDMIAAATDTSAVTNEWAMAEVIKHTHVLRKIQEELDAVVGPNRMVMESDLVHLNYLRCVVRETFRMHPAGPFLIPHESLRDTTINGFDIPAKTRVFINTHGLGRNTKIWDNVEEFRPERHLLVDGGRVEISHGVDFKILPFSAGKRKCPGAPLGVTLVLMALARLFHCFDWAPPRGLNPQDIDTREVYGMTMPKVEPLIAFATPRLAKHLKCSCVKDIYEAVIRISITDFDGVLCWWSDIWRFSGLSVERFAVKLYYPADSDSEIVGSVEAPKLNVFIGGFETGRPLRAKCPKYRRIELCSVMEKGKKVVIEKRKNVRGRGKREIAYEKDKIVEEVWVWDLNDSFAWVAESVKGYAFVFDDDRSVCQLGLTSLWLRFVDLGVKLPFTEFERGVLVQLKCAPFQLHPNLWAFVRAFEVLTEYLESEPSLEVSVAEGEFPWYVDECLLEKFSLFWVPRPRQILDMDRMEYRNEIIVEFLVNHISSSSLLSVMDLLELESDKDALVEYIVEKTPKVTSSGLRAFFCSKNVEKQGSSSHTVAKKGAEVNQPSPAKKGDDDLTSLWSEHFPFSIVADEHAQSSSDVKLIHNVGDVGISQYLHVYPIISVVTVIFVLVLFFQVMGAQLMCIGRTQELKHARDSFDKALMTQLIQDNLEKSNKLRDALDLVNSLQEKLTTSENDEKNFKEEKATLEVRLVVLVTEKKQIETKKEDHGL; translated from the exons ATGGTTTTGCCCATATTTTTCTCAACCTTACTCATAGGAGGACTACTAGCCTCTAAACTCATTTGGCAATGGTTcacacaaaaaattttatctttgcATAATAAGCACCCCAAACTCCCTCCTGGCCCACCAAGGTTGCCAATCGTTGGCAATCTTCTCCAATTAGGGCAACTTCCACATAGAGATTTAGCATCTTTATGCGATAAATATGGACCCTTAGTTTATCTTAAATTGGGTAACATTGATGCAATTACTACTAATGATCCTGATATCATACGCGAAATACTTGTTCGCCAAGATGATGTTTTTGCCTCTCGTCCACACACTCTTGCCGCTGTTCATTTAGCCTATGGGTGTGGGGATGTTGCATTGGCCCCTTTAGGCCCACATTGGAAGCGAATGAGAAGAATTTGCATGGAACATTTGTTAACCACAAAGAGACTTGAATCCTTCTCAAAACATCGTCAAGATGAAGCCAACCACCTTGTTAAGGATGTTTGGGCTAAAGCCCAAACCGGAAAGCCCATTAACTTGAGAGAAGTGTTGGGTGCATTTTCAATGAACAATGTGACTAGAATGTTGCTAGGAAAGCAATATTTTGGATCTAAATCAGCAGGCCCACAAGAGGCTATGGATTTCATGCACATAACCCATGAATTGTTTTGGTTATTGGGTGTGATATACTTAGGTGACTACTTGCCAATTTGGAGGTGGGTGGATCCTTATCAATGTGAAAGGAAAATGAAGGAAGTCGAAAAGAAAGTGGATGATTTTCACACCAAAATTATTGAAGAACATAGAAAAGCaagaattgagaagaagaagaagaagaataatatGGGAATGGAAGATGATGAAGAAATGGATTTTGTGGATATTTTACTATCACTGCCAGGCGAAGATGGAAAAGCGTGTTTGGATGATACAGAAATCAAAGCTTTGATTCAG GATATGATAGCTGCAGCAACAGATACTTCGGCTGTGACGAATGAATGGGCAATGGCTGAAGTAATCAAACATACCCATGTCCTTCGTAAAATTCAAGAAGAGCTTGATGCAGTAGTGGGTCCCAACAGAATGGTGATGGAATCTGATTTAGTCCACCTTAATTACCTGCGATGCGTTGTACGTGAAACATTTCGGATGCACCCAGCAGGGCCTTTCCTCATTCCACATGAATCTCTTCGTGACACCACCATCAACGGCTTTGatatacctgcaaagacacGTGTCTTCATCAACACCCATGGTTTGGGTCGTAACACTAAGATTTGGGACAATGTTGAGGAGTTTAGGCCCGAAAGGCACTTGCTAGTTGACGGGGGTAGGGTTGAGATTAGCCATGGAGTAGATTTCAAAATACTACCCTTTAGTGCTGGAAAAAGGAAATGTCCTGGTGCACCACTTGGAGTCACCTTGGTTTTAATGGCTTTGGCTCGACTTTTTCATTGCTTTGATTGGGCTCCGCCACGTGGCTTAAATCCTCAAGATATTGATACAAGAGAAGTCTACGGAATGACCATGCCTAAGGTTGAGCCCTTGATTGCTTTTGCTACTCCTCGCTTAGCAAAACATTT aaaatgtTCCTGCGTGAAAGATATCTATGAG GCCGTTATTCGTATTTCTATTACTGATTTTGATGGGGTCCTTTGTTGGTGGTCCGATATTTGGAGATTTAGTGGTTTGAGTGTGGAGAGATTTGCGGTGAAATTATATTACCCTGCTGATTCTGATTCTGAAATTGTTG GATCAGTGGAAGCCCCCAAGCTCAATGTGTTTATTGGTGGTTTCGAAACGGGGCGACCTTTGCGTGCCAAGTGTCCGAAGTATAGACGGATCGAGCTTTGTTCAG tgatggagaaagggaaaaaGGTTGTGATagagaaaaggaaaaatgtTAGGGGTCGGGGAAAAAGGGAAATTGCTTATGAGAAGGACAAAATTGTTGAGGAAGTTTGGGTTTGGGATCTTAATGATTCTTTTGCATGGGTGGCTGAGTCCGTGAAAGGGTatgcttttgtttttgatgATGATAGAAGTGTGTGTCAGTTAGGTTTGACATCTTTGTGG TTGCGTTTTGTGGACCTTGGGGTTAAGTTGCCTTTTACTGAGTTTGAACGAGGGGTTCTGGTGCAGCTTAAGTGTGCACCTTTTCAATTGCATCCAAATTTATGGGCTTTTGTTAGGGCTTTTGAGGTGCTGACGGAGTATCTTGAATCTGAACCGTCGCTGGAG GTTAGTGTTGCCGAGGGCGAGTTTCCCTGGTATGTTGATGAGTGTTTGTTGGAGAAGTTTTCTCTTTTTTGGGTTCCGAGGCCTAGGCAGATATTAGATATGGATAGGATGGAGTATAGAAATGAGATAATTGTTGAGTTCCTGGTCAATCATATATCTTCGTCTTCTTTGTTATCTGTTATggatcttcttgagcttgaatcGGATAAGGATGCGTTGGTTGAGTATATAG TAGAAAAAACTCCGAAGGTAACCTCAAGTGGTTTGCGAGCATTTTTTTGTAGCAAGAATGTAGAGAAGCAAGGGTCAAGTAGTCATACTGTGGCTAAAAAGGGTGCGGAGGTAAATCAGCCATCGCCGGCCAAGAAA GGTGATGATGACCTGACCTCGTTATGGAGTGAACACTTCCCATTTTCTATTGTTGCTGATGAACATGCCCAAAGTTCCTCTGATGTGAAGCTTATACATAACGTTGGTGATGTTGGTATCTCGCAATATCTGCATGTATATCCCATTATATCCGTAGTGACTGTGATTTTTGTTCTTGTTCTGTTTTTTCAAGTGATGGGAGCTCAGTTGATGTGTATTGGCCGAACTCAAGAACTTAAGCATGCTCGAGACTCCTTTGATAAGGCATTAATGACTCAATTGATACAGGATAATCTGGAGAAATCAAACAAGCTCCGTGATGCGCTGGACTTGGTGAATTCCTTGCAAGAGAAATTGACGACCTCTGAGAATGATGAAAAGAATTTCAAAGAAGAGAAGGCTACACTTGAGGTCAGATTGGTGGTGCTTGTTACCGAGAAGAAACAAATAGAAACTAAAAAAGAAGATCATGGCCTTTAG
- the LOC130970456 gene encoding ubiquitin-conjugating enzyme E2 35: MANSNLPRRIIKETQRLLSEPAPGISASPSEDNMRYFNVMILGPTQSPYEGGVFKLELFLPEEYPMAAPKVRFLTKIYHPNIDKLGRICLDILKDKWSPALQIRTVLLSIQALLSAPNPDDPLSENIAKHWKSNEAEAVETAKEWTRLYASGA; encoded by the exons ATGGCCAACAGTAACCTCCCTCGAAGAATCATCAAG GAAACGCAGCGTTTGCTCAGTGAGCCAG CACCGGGAATTAGTGCTTCCCCTTCGGAAGATAATATGCGATATTTCAATGTAATGATCCTCGGGCCGACCCAGTCACCGTACGAAG GTGGAGTCTTCAAATTAGAGCTATTTTTGCCAGAAGAATATCCAATGGCTGCTCCAAAG GTTAGATTTCTGACGAAAATATATCACCCAAACATTGACAAG CTTGGCAGGATATGTCTTGATATTCTTAAAGATAAGTGGAGTCCTGCCCTTCAGATACGCACCGTTCTTTTGAG TATTCAGGCTCTTTTGAGTGCACCAAACCCGGACGATCCACTTTCTGAGAATATTGCAAAGCACTGGAAATCAAATGAGGCCGAGGCTGTTGAAACAG CAAAGGAATGGACTCGATTATATGCAAGCGGTGCCTGA
- the LOC130970628 gene encoding dol-P-Man:Man(6)GlcNAc(2)-PP-Dol alpha-1,2-mannosyltransferase → MAMVTRQRRSQPSDPSPSTYTKLDKANRSDGGGAEDENGLGWFLPFVALGMLRYMSASSNIIHDCDEVFNYWEPLHFLLYKTGFQTWEYSSQFALRSYLYLLFHELVGRPASWLFAEEKVRVFVAVRLFLGLLSVITETVLVVALSRKYGKRLASYALAMLCLTSGCFFASTSFLPSSFSMYAMSLASGLFLLDKPAASVAVAATGVILGWPFSILAFLPVTLYSLSRKFNRAFIAGTVTSIILLALSIVIDFHYYGRWTSSVLNILIYNVAGGGESHLYGTEGPLYYLRNGFNNFNFCFLLALLFLGILPIARKKYAPDLLIVVSPIYIWLGFMSLQPHKEERFLYPIYPLICVAASAVIESFPDLFRDKYNPRSDSIMVKAAKILRPVILSLILCASHARTFSLIHGYSAPMEVYKILEHHDDAGTGSVLCVGSEWHRFPSSFFVPNYVSEVRWIDDGFRGLLPFPFNSTLGGTASAPSYFNNKNKASNEQYLHDIDACTFLVELQLKRPYLTRGSDMSTWEAIAAIPYLDRELSPSLYRSFFIPYLWQDKNVFGMYKLLKRIPK, encoded by the exons ATGGCCATGGTCACGCGTCAGAGGCGTTCCCAACCGTCGGATCCGTCGCCGTCAACGTACACGAAGCTGGACAAGGCGAACAGATCGGACGGCGGAGGTGCTGAGGATGAAAATGGGTTAGGGTGGTTCCTCCCTTTTGTGGCTCTTGGAATGCTGAGGTACATGAGTGCCTCCTCCAATATCATCCATGACTGTGACGAAGTCTTCAACTACTGGGAGCCCCTCCATTTCCTTCTTTATAAAACTGGCTTCCAAACTTGGGAATACAG TTCACAGTTTGCTCTTCGATCTTATTTGTACCTTTTGTTTCATGAGTTGGTGGGTCGACCTGCTTCTTGGTTATTTGCTGAGGAAAAA GTGCGAGTATTCGTTGCTGTAAGACTCTTTCTCGGTCTTCTTTCAGTTATCACAGAAACTGTTCTTGTTGTAGCTCTTTCACGAAAGTATGGAAAACGGCTTGCTTCGTATGCGCTTGCAATGCTGTGCTTAACCAGTGGCTGTTTCTTTGCTAGCACAA GTTTCTTGCCAAGTTCATTTTCTATGTATGCGATGTCTCTTGCATCAGGTTTATTTCTTCTTGACAAACCTGCAGCATCAGTTGCTGTTGCTGCTACTGGCGTGATACTCGGCTGGCCATTCTCAATCTTGGCTTTCCTTCCGGTCACACTTTATTCATTGTCTAGGAAATTTAATCGGGCATTCATTGCCGGGACGGTTACATCGATTATTCTTCTA GCATTGTCAATAGTTATTGACTTTCACTATTATGGAAGATGGACGTCATCcgttttgaatattttaatatacaatGTAGCTGGTGGTGGTGAAAGCCATCTTTATGGGACTGAAGGACCCCTTTATTACCTGAGGAATGGATTTAACAATTTcaacttttgttttcttcttgCTCTGCTGTTCTTGGGAATTCTTCCCATTGCAAGGAAGAAATATGCACCAGACCTGTTGATTGTGGTATCTCCTATATATATTTGGCTGGGGTTTATGTCTTTGCAACCACATAAAGAAGAAAG GTTTCTTTATCCAATATATCCGCTTATTTGTGTTGCTGCTTCAGCTGTCATTGAGAGCTTCCCTGATCTTTTCCGTGACAAATATAATCCACGCAGTGATTCTATAATGGTAAAG GCAGCCAAAATTCTGAGGCCGGTTATTCTTAGCCTTATATTATGTGCCTCTCATGCCCGTACATTTTCTCTAATTCATGGCTACTCTGCTCCCATGGAGGTTTACAAGATTTTAGAGCACCATGATGATGCAGGAACTG GTTCTGTGCTTTGTGTTGGAAGCGAATGGCATCGCTTCCCATCATCATTTTTCGTTCCTAATTATGTGAGTGAAGTTCGATGGATTGATGATGGGTTCCGAGGTCTTCTTCCCTTCCCATTTAATTCTACACTAGGTGGAACTGCATCGGCTCCGTCATATTTTAACAACAAGAATAAGGCATCAAATGAGCAATAT CTCCATGATATTGATGCATGTACTTTCCTTGTTGAGCTTCAGCTTAAGAGACCTTACCTGACTCGTGGAAGTGACATGTCAACTTGGGAG GCTATTGCTGCAATACCTTATCTGGACAGGGAGCTTTCACCATCTTTGTATAGGTCCTTTTTCATCCCTTACCTGTGGCAAGACAAGAACGTTTTTGGCATGTATAAGCTGCTTAAAAGAATACCCAAATGA